A part of Bacteroidia bacterium genomic DNA contains:
- a CDS encoding AAA family ATPase: MPDPKSHLLKDLLGKDDITLTEDQDDALHVFIDFLRSKQAFSAYLLTGSAGTGKTFLISLFTQILRKSGFKVILLAPTGRAAKVISKRTKRLAYTIHHHIYSPIENSAGELYFDLKENKETGRVIYIVDEASMIGNHRDSNTQNNLLVDLLAYVYSNDDSNKLIIVGDPVQLPPVGHNDSPALDPDLLLKSGGLRVFHAHLSEVRRQLVDSGVLENAVLIRDAYQAGKPKKLLIESNRDVQVLENAWEALETYMGYFVAGDQDRVVFLTYSNYQATRVNQAIRNQMIQEEELLVASDLVMVVRNNYAWGDPKKFPFIANGEMGTIRHVHPETREKKYGLEFMDVEIEFQDTRGEPFPVECKVVLNLLQDKQPQLPSEVMYRVLQERRQEYIGLPKSKAAEMMRTDPYINALQIKYGYAITGHKSQGGQWENVIIAFEPDYGNDLQAYVRWTYTVFTRAEKRVFMLNCPFYKD, translated from the coding sequence ATGCCCGATCCCAAATCCCATTTACTCAAAGACCTGCTGGGAAAGGATGATATTACACTAACCGAGGATCAGGATGATGCCCTGCATGTTTTTATTGATTTTCTGCGAAGCAAGCAGGCTTTTTCTGCCTATCTGCTTACGGGTTCTGCGGGTACGGGTAAAACTTTTCTGATCAGTCTGTTTACCCAAATTTTGCGAAAATCGGGGTTTAAGGTTATCCTGCTTGCACCTACCGGCAGAGCTGCCAAAGTGATCAGCAAACGCACCAAACGCCTCGCCTATACCATTCACCACCATATCTATTCTCCCATCGAAAACAGCGCGGGAGAACTATATTTTGACCTGAAAGAAAACAAGGAAACGGGCCGTGTGATCTATATTGTCGATGAGGCTTCCATGATCGGCAACCACCGCGACAGCAATACACAAAACAATCTGCTGGTGGATTTGCTGGCTTATGTTTATTCCAATGATGATAGCAACAAGCTGATCATTGTAGGAGATCCGGTGCAGTTGCCACCAGTCGGCCACAATGATTCTCCGGCGCTTGACCCTGATCTTTTGCTTAAAAGCGGTGGCCTCCGGGTATTTCACGCCCACCTGTCGGAGGTGCGCCGCCAACTGGTGGACTCAGGTGTATTGGAAAATGCCGTCCTGATCCGCGATGCCTATCAGGCAGGTAAACCCAAAAAGCTTCTGATTGAATCCAACCGCGATGTTCAGGTACTGGAAAATGCATGGGAAGCGCTGGAAACCTATATGGGGTATTTTGTAGCCGGAGATCAGGACAGGGTGGTGTTTCTCACCTACTCCAATTACCAGGCTACCCGCGTCAATCAGGCGATCCGCAACCAGATGATACAGGAGGAAGAATTGCTGGTAGCTTCAGATCTGGTCATGGTGGTGCGAAATAACTATGCATGGGGCGATCCGAAAAAATTTCCCTTCATCGCCAACGGAGAAATGGGAACCATTCGCCACGTACATCCCGAAACCCGTGAAAAAAAGTATGGGCTGGAGTTTATGGATGTGGAAATCGAGTTTCAGGATACCCGGGGCGAACCTTTTCCGGTAGAATGTAAAGTAGTGCTGAATCTATTGCAGGACAAACAGCCACAGCTTCCTTCGGAAGTGATGTATCGCGTGTTGCAGGAACGGCGGCAAGAGTATATAGGCCTTCCCAAAAGCAAAGCCGCAGAAATGATGCGTACCGACCCTTACATAAATGCCTTACAGATTAAGTACGGATATGCTATTACCGGCCACAAATCACAGGGAGGCCAATGGGAAAATGTGATTATTGCCTTTGAACCGGACTATGGAAATGACCTCCAGGCTTATGTAAGATGGACCTATACAGTTTTTACACGTGCCGAAAAACGAGTTTTTATGTTAAATTGTCCTTTTTACAAAGATTAA
- a CDS encoding radical SAM protein translates to MKPKTLLFTPPFTQMNTPYPATMYLKGFLNTKGYEAAQADLGMEVILRMFSRAGLQDVFDELETLEMEVSENVYRIYQLRNQYLNTIEPVIRFLQHKNPTLAHRICDRSYLPEASRFQHKDDLEEEFGTMGIQDKARHLATLYLEDLADLIKETIDPHFGFSRYAERLGRTTTHFDELETELKVPDTLVIRYLQEIVEEYIRREKPQLVCLSVPFPGNLFAALKTGQYLKTHYPEIKIALGGGYANTELRRLREPRVFDYIDFVCLDDGEAPLLCLLEHIEGLRPASQLKRTFVRTDKGVRFLNGAPEKDIPQREVGTPDYEGLSLQQYLSVIELTNPMHSLWSNGRWNKLTLAHGCYWGKCSFCDISLDYISRYEPVDAALLCDRMETIMAQTGENGFHFVDEAAPPALMRDLALEIIRRGLTVVWWTNIRFEKRFTPDLCRLLKASGCIAVSGGLEVASDRLLKKMKKGVTVGQVARVAQAFYEAGIMVHAYLMYGFPTQTAQETVDSLEMVRQMFYNNIIHSGFWHHFAMTAHSPVGFDPAAYGVVRSGPDFGGFADNDLFHDDPEGADHEAFSEGLKKSLHYYMLGYELDRPLGDWFDFAMPEPSVPGNYIWNEIEKRDRTHAPTSRVTWIGPLPEKDSYLNPQTRTRLTFYLKNEDWVLQTSYKIGEWLYERFPRFLPGAENPMLFQELKTEWEEERWGPFEDLIQSDLWSELKTRGLMMV, encoded by the coding sequence ATGAAACCAAAAACCCTGCTATTTACCCCGCCCTTTACCCAGATGAATACGCCTTATCCGGCGACGATGTATCTCAAAGGTTTTCTCAACACCAAAGGATACGAAGCCGCTCAGGCCGATCTGGGAATGGAGGTGATACTCCGCATGTTTTCACGCGCGGGGTTGCAGGACGTTTTTGACGAACTCGAAACCCTGGAGATGGAAGTCTCCGAAAATGTTTACCGGATCTATCAGTTGCGTAACCAATACCTGAATACCATTGAGCCGGTGATACGGTTTCTTCAGCACAAAAACCCTACCCTCGCGCATCGCATCTGCGACCGGAGTTATCTGCCCGAGGCCAGCCGTTTTCAGCATAAAGATGACCTTGAGGAAGAGTTTGGCACCATGGGCATTCAGGACAAAGCCCGCCATCTGGCGACGCTTTACCTCGAAGACCTTGCCGATCTGATCAAAGAGACCATTGATCCGCACTTTGGGTTTAGCCGGTACGCAGAAAGGCTGGGTCGCACCACTACCCATTTTGATGAACTGGAAACCGAGCTTAAAGTGCCTGATACGCTGGTTATCCGCTATCTTCAGGAAATCGTCGAAGAATATATTCGCCGGGAAAAACCACAACTCGTATGTCTCTCCGTGCCTTTTCCCGGCAACCTTTTTGCCGCCCTAAAAACCGGGCAGTACCTCAAAACCCATTATCCCGAAATCAAAATCGCCCTCGGCGGCGGCTACGCCAATACCGAACTTCGCCGCCTGCGCGAACCCCGGGTATTTGATTATATTGATTTTGTCTGCCTCGACGATGGCGAGGCGCCGCTGCTTTGCCTGCTTGAGCATATCGAAGGGCTGCGCCCAGCATCCCAACTCAAACGCACCTTTGTGCGCACCGATAAAGGTGTTCGCTTTCTCAACGGCGCCCCCGAAAAAGACATTCCCCAGCGGGAAGTCGGTACTCCCGATTACGAAGGGTTGTCGCTTCAGCAATACCTCTCTGTGATCGAACTGACCAACCCCATGCACAGCCTCTGGAGCAACGGACGGTGGAACAAACTGACCCTGGCACATGGATGTTATTGGGGTAAATGTTCATTTTGCGACATCAGCCTAGACTATATCAGCCGGTACGAACCTGTGGACGCCGCCCTGCTCTGCGACCGGATGGAGACGATCATGGCACAGACAGGAGAAAACGGTTTTCACTTCGTGGATGAAGCCGCCCCGCCTGCCCTGATGCGCGACCTCGCCCTCGAAATCATCCGCAGAGGTTTGACCGTAGTCTGGTGGACCAATATCCGTTTTGAAAAACGGTTTACCCCTGACCTGTGCCGCCTACTCAAAGCTTCTGGCTGCATCGCAGTTTCGGGCGGACTCGAAGTAGCCTCCGACCGGCTGCTCAAAAAAATGAAAAAAGGCGTAACAGTAGGACAAGTGGCACGGGTAGCTCAAGCTTTTTATGAAGCAGGGATAATGGTTCACGCTTATCTGATGTACGGTTTCCCGACACAGACTGCACAAGAGACTGTAGATTCCCTTGAAATGGTCAGACAGATGTTTTACAATAACATCATTCATTCAGGCTTCTGGCACCACTTTGCGATGACGGCGCACAGCCCGGTAGGATTTGATCCGGCGGCATACGGCGTAGTGCGGTCGGGGCCGGACTTTGGCGGATTTGCTGACAATGATTTGTTTCACGACGATCCGGAGGGTGCGGATCACGAGGCATTTAGCGAAGGATTAAAGAAGTCGCTGCATTATTATATGCTGGGATATGAGTTGGATCGCCCTTTGGGAGACTGGTTTGATTTTGCCATGCCGGAGCCATCTGTCCCAGGGAATTACATCTGGAATGAAATTGAGAAAAGAGACCGTACACACGCCCCCACGAGCCGCGTAACCTGGATCGGGCCTTTGCCGGAGAAAGACTCTTATCTTAACCCCCAAACGCGCACCCGGCTTACCTTTTACCTCAAAAACGAAGACTGGGTGTTACAGACATCCTATAAGATCGGAGAGTGGCTTTATGAGCGGTTTCCGCGGTTTTTGCCCGGAGCAGAAAATCCTATGCTTTTTCAGGAACTAAAGACCGAATGGGAAGAAGAACGCTGGGGCCCATTTGAGGATTTGATTCAGTCCGATTTGTGGAGCGAACTCAAAACAAGAGGGCTGATGATGGTGTGA
- a CDS encoding two-component regulator propeller domain-containing protein yields MPNILRYIIFGVYLMPFTVTGQGVWQNFHHLTIEEGLPSNFVQDVLQDEKGYIWFATEAGLCKFDGYSFKNYTVEDGIPKNNIRKVIQDKKKQLWILTQGEMSYFDGNNFTYIGMGDKRIVSVLEDSSGNMWFSSARTLFYKKAGLPVDSITDIDPGTMGISGTPYLKETDDEGKIWIYNQDGFHVLNGQTIFRHIPLSFAINNENFSPATCVLHNKEIVYSSDLGLVNIRSNGEQVLISDKITDGPVNAIVEDHSGDLWIGSKNGAFRLQQVGRKWKPVDHYLAGIPISQVMEDVEGNLWFTSQSNGVFLLLSNANGILERNALVMKNLGISQTNQIYDIQESPDGRLMLGLSSGHILSVSGEIEKTIPQVFDFQDSLKSGEIITSFLPLQGNTILVLTNLRLCLWENNTLQSLHGFGAAQTLKAPHRLSQDKAGNILILTDSYLLDCTRKDLYLLLKPDGVSSFIDNLTERNNFHSNPRTQIAARDATGTIWYSWPKGLSSGLGENMINYYEKENIFRTSIVDIQTGTDSTVWLATQGNGTIVLKNGGYHKLDLQKELKGNVCNSILLDESEKKIWIATNRGIAKIQNYVFGQKNIDNQWFDQKDGIISDKVKKVIKYKHDIFVLTDLGLTVFDEEKIQKDEFKPPVYLTRVVLNGNEVDLKDHYTYPDEGNKISIHYSGISFRNLGKLSYQYKLEKYGVGEQDAWAVTTQPWIDFQALSPGKYIFTIRAISRDGPISEKPIKITLVIQPPFYRTWWFIVILICLALLMLFFLFRFLSSEKQKVQLEMTVRDKTLALTQKVEELARNNQDMEQFTYVASHDLKTPLRTIIGHLQLLERRYMHQIDEEGQSFINYAVQGAKHMFNIINDLLDYTRLGNEEMEGEQLNLNEIVDTVTQNLTNLIEEKKAKIEVLPLPQFFGSSYQWELLFQNLIGNGLKFNRSENPLIIIEAKDSPGYYIVSVKDNGVGIGEEYLAKIFEPFQRLNVSEFPGTGIGLAICKRIVEVRGGTIWAESEPGKGTTFFFTVPKSHRST; encoded by the coding sequence ATGCCGAATATTCTCCGGTATATCATTTTTGGGGTTTATCTCATGCCCTTTACCGTAACAGGTCAGGGGGTATGGCAAAATTTTCATCATCTCACCATTGAAGAGGGCCTGCCCAGCAACTTCGTTCAGGACGTTTTGCAGGACGAAAAAGGCTATATATGGTTTGCCACAGAGGCCGGGCTTTGCAAATTTGATGGTTATTCCTTCAAAAATTATACAGTAGAAGACGGAATCCCCAAAAATAATATCCGAAAAGTCATTCAGGATAAGAAAAAACAGTTATGGATTCTTACCCAGGGAGAGATGTCCTATTTTGATGGGAATAATTTCACCTATATCGGGATGGGCGATAAACGGATAGTTAGTGTTCTGGAAGACTCTTCAGGCAATATGTGGTTTTCTTCTGCCCGTACATTATTTTATAAAAAGGCAGGATTACCCGTTGACAGTATTACAGATATTGACCCTGGCACAATGGGCATATCAGGCACGCCCTACCTGAAAGAAACCGATGATGAAGGAAAGATATGGATATATAATCAGGACGGATTTCATGTACTCAACGGTCAGACCATTTTCCGGCATATTCCCTTGTCATTCGCCATTAATAATGAGAATTTTTCGCCTGCAACCTGTGTTCTCCACAACAAAGAAATTGTTTATTCTTCGGATCTGGGCCTGGTGAATATACGATCAAACGGGGAACAAGTGCTTATTTCTGATAAAATCACAGATGGCCCCGTTAACGCTATCGTTGAAGATCATTCAGGAGATTTGTGGATAGGAAGCAAAAACGGTGCTTTTCGCCTTCAGCAGGTTGGCAGAAAATGGAAACCGGTAGATCACTACCTTGCCGGTATCCCAATCAGTCAGGTAATGGAAGATGTGGAAGGCAACCTTTGGTTTACTTCCCAGAGCAATGGAGTATTTCTCTTACTTTCCAACGCAAATGGGATTCTGGAGAGAAATGCACTCGTAATGAAAAATCTCGGAATTTCCCAGACGAACCAAATCTATGACATACAGGAGAGTCCGGATGGAAGACTTATGCTGGGCCTTTCATCCGGCCATATTCTTTCTGTTTCAGGTGAAATTGAGAAAACCATCCCACAGGTATTTGATTTCCAGGACTCGCTAAAATCCGGAGAAATTATTACCAGCTTCCTCCCGCTTCAGGGAAACACCATCCTTGTACTGACGAATCTGCGACTTTGTCTTTGGGAAAATAATACCCTGCAATCCCTCCATGGCTTTGGTGCTGCGCAAACACTAAAGGCCCCACATCGCCTTTCTCAGGATAAGGCAGGCAATATTCTGATTCTTACAGATTCGTATTTGCTGGATTGTACCCGGAAAGATTTATACTTACTCTTAAAGCCTGACGGGGTAAGTTCCTTTATCGATAACCTTACGGAACGAAATAATTTTCATAGCAACCCCAGGACTCAAATTGCGGCCAGAGATGCCACCGGTACTATTTGGTATAGCTGGCCAAAAGGACTTTCATCCGGACTGGGAGAAAATATGATTAATTACTATGAGAAGGAAAATATATTTAGAACTTCTATCGTCGATATCCAAACAGGTACGGACAGTACGGTATGGCTGGCAACGCAGGGAAATGGGACGATAGTCCTCAAAAATGGAGGCTACCATAAACTTGATCTTCAAAAAGAATTAAAAGGTAATGTTTGCAACAGCATATTACTTGATGAAAGTGAAAAAAAAATATGGATTGCGACAAACCGGGGAATCGCCAAAATACAAAACTATGTATTTGGTCAGAAAAATATTGATAATCAATGGTTTGATCAAAAAGATGGCATTATTTCAGATAAGGTAAAAAAGGTGATCAAGTATAAACATGATATCTTTGTACTTACAGATTTGGGGCTAACTGTTTTTGATGAAGAAAAAATTCAGAAAGATGAATTTAAGCCGCCCGTTTACCTTACCAGGGTAGTTTTAAATGGAAATGAAGTAGACTTAAAAGATCATTATACTTATCCTGATGAAGGAAATAAAATCAGTATCCACTATTCAGGGATCTCCTTCAGAAATCTGGGGAAACTTTCTTACCAGTATAAGCTGGAAAAATATGGGGTTGGCGAGCAAGACGCATGGGCGGTTACCACTCAACCCTGGATCGATTTTCAGGCATTGTCTCCCGGCAAATATATTTTTACGATTCGCGCCATCAGTCGCGATGGGCCGATAAGTGAAAAGCCTATAAAAATCACCCTTGTCATCCAGCCGCCATTTTACCGAACCTGGTGGTTTATTGTCATACTTATATGTTTGGCGCTGCTCATGTTATTTTTCCTTTTCAGATTTTTATCTTCCGAAAAACAGAAGGTTCAACTGGAAATGACAGTTAGGGATAAAACGCTGGCGCTTACCCAAAAAGTGGAAGAACTCGCCCGAAATAATCAGGATATGGAGCAGTTTACTTATGTGGCCTCTCATGACCTGAAAACACCCCTGAGAACGATTATTGGCCACCTTCAACTGCTGGAAAGAAGATATATGCATCAGATTGATGAAGAAGGACAATCTTTTATCAACTATGCCGTCCAGGGTGCAAAACACATGTTTAATATTATCAACGACCTCCTTGATTATACCCGGCTGGGAAATGAGGAAATGGAGGGAGAACAACTCAATCTTAATGAAATTGTTGATACAGTAACCCAAAACCTAACCAACCTGATAGAAGAAAAAAAGGCAAAAATTGAAGTACTCCCTCTGCCGCAATTTTTTGGTTCTTCCTACCAATGGGAACTCCTTTTCCAGAATCTTATTGGCAATGGTCTGAAGTTTAATCGCTCAGAAAACCCGCTGATTATCATAGAAGCAAAAGACAGTCCGGGTTATTATATTGTATCTGTCAAAGATAACGGCGTGGGGATAGGAGAAGAATATCTTGCCAAGATCTTTGAACCATTTCAACGACTGAATGTCAGTGAGTTTCCCGGAACAGGCATCGGGCTCGCTATTTGTAAACGTATTGTCGAAGTACGCGGCGGCACGATCTGGGCTGAATCAGAACCGGGAAAAGGTACAACTTTTTTCTTTACAGTCCCCAAAAGCCATCGGTCAACCTAA
- a CDS encoding glycoside hydrolase family 9 protein yields MKNYILSLSCVLMAGITSAQNNIPISENDYFEVPGLNVMVFQDFYPDGHQGGVTIVQNGERVAANGDLRLEPTPGQWSPVPKKGKTDIDRENNEIRVTLWYPDSSKNRTGFNPIDYPDLNFTYHVRVKSEGESFRVSIDLDKPLPDEWYGKVGFNIELFPGFYFGKSFIMDDQLGIFPRQVNGPVSYDGDKKIHSQALASGKRLVIVPEKKSEMIVFEANGQEVQLLDGRGEFNNGWFVVRTLAQKGKLKNVLEMVITPGHEKDWKYPPVIQVSQVGYHPGQPKTAVIELDATDKGLGEISLWKVSENGGLEKVKTAQPEFWGKFLRYNYLRFDFSDVKSAGMYQVKYGETLSIPFQISPAVYDRHVWQPTLEYYLPVQMCHMRINDRYKVWHGLCHDDDALMAPVDLNHFDGYVQGKSTLTQYQPHQSVPGLNVGGWHDAGDYDLRVESQATTTRMLAYMYELFGVNYDATTIDQAGKIVEMHRPDGKPDVLQQIEHGALTVVGGYEALGRLYRGIICSDLRQYTLLGDGMVMTDNLKYDPSLKKNERTGTTSGIMDDRWVFTEENPRREIGVASSMAVAYRALKGYNDTLANDCLGIAQAIWEQYKDAQQPGMIDLAAELLLATKDKKYETFIVSRQEQIVKAIGWSGPSLARVAGVIQDKKFNMAIRAAMAEYAKTQAERVKETPFGVEYRPNIWGAGWGIQSFGVNQYFLHKGYPDLFPAEPMLNSLNFVLGVHPGNNTASFVSGVGVESIIVAYGVNRDEWSYIPGGSVSGTALIRPDLPELKIWPYFWQQTEYVMGGGATNFMFLALAARDLLQK; encoded by the coding sequence ATGAAAAACTACATTCTATCCTTGTCTTGTGTGCTGATGGCCGGAATTACATCCGCTCAAAACAACATCCCCATCAGCGAAAATGATTATTTCGAAGTACCCGGACTCAACGTCATGGTCTTTCAGGACTTTTACCCAGACGGCCATCAGGGCGGAGTCACAATAGTACAAAATGGCGAACGTGTTGCAGCCAACGGCGATCTTCGCCTCGAACCCACGCCCGGACAATGGTCGCCCGTACCTAAAAAGGGTAAAACAGACATCGATCGCGAAAACAACGAAATCCGCGTAACACTATGGTATCCCGACTCCTCCAAAAATCGTACAGGGTTTAATCCTATCGATTATCCTGACCTCAACTTTACCTACCACGTCAGGGTGAAATCTGAAGGCGAATCGTTTCGCGTTTCTATTGACCTCGACAAACCGCTTCCTGACGAATGGTATGGGAAGGTCGGATTTAATATCGAATTGTTTCCCGGTTTCTACTTTGGGAAATCTTTCATCATGGATGACCAACTGGGCATTTTCCCCCGTCAGGTAAACGGGCCGGTAAGTTATGACGGAGATAAAAAAATCCACTCCCAGGCACTTGCTTCAGGAAAAAGACTGGTAATTGTCCCTGAAAAAAAATCGGAGATGATCGTTTTTGAAGCAAATGGACAGGAAGTGCAACTGCTCGACGGCAGGGGAGAATTTAACAACGGCTGGTTTGTCGTCCGTACCCTCGCCCAAAAAGGCAAACTAAAAAATGTACTGGAAATGGTTATCACCCCCGGCCATGAAAAAGACTGGAAATACCCGCCCGTCATTCAGGTGTCGCAGGTGGGATATCACCCCGGCCAGCCTAAAACTGCAGTGATAGAGCTTGACGCGACCGATAAAGGGCTCGGAGAAATCAGCCTGTGGAAGGTTTCGGAAAATGGCGGACTGGAAAAAGTGAAAACCGCTCAGCCGGAGTTTTGGGGGAAATTTTTGCGGTACAACTACCTGCGGTTTGATTTTTCCGATGTCAAATCTGCAGGTATGTATCAGGTAAAATACGGGGAAACGCTTTCGATTCCCTTCCAGATCAGCCCAGCCGTATATGACCGCCACGTATGGCAGCCTACACTCGAATATTACCTCCCCGTACAAATGTGCCATATGCGCATCAATGACCGGTACAAAGTCTGGCACGGACTCTGTCACGACGACGACGCGCTGATGGCGCCGGTCGATCTCAATCATTTTGACGGTTATGTGCAGGGTAAATCCACATTAACCCAATATCAACCCCACCAGTCCGTACCCGGCCTCAATGTCGGCGGCTGGCATGACGCAGGCGACTACGACCTCCGCGTCGAATCCCAGGCCACCACTACCCGGATGCTGGCCTATATGTACGAATTGTTTGGGGTGAATTACGACGCCACGACCATTGATCAGGCGGGAAAAATCGTTGAAATGCACCGCCCCGACGGCAAACCCGATGTGCTCCAGCAGATTGAACACGGGGCGCTTACCGTTGTCGGCGGATATGAAGCACTGGGTCGCCTCTACCGCGGAATCATCTGTTCCGACCTTCGCCAATACACGCTGCTGGGCGACGGAATGGTCATGACCGACAATCTCAAATACGACCCTTCCCTGAAAAAAAATGAACGGACCGGAACCACTTCCGGCATCATGGACGACCGCTGGGTATTTACCGAAGAAAATCCCCGCCGCGAAATCGGCGTGGCCTCCAGTATGGCCGTGGCTTACCGCGCACTCAAAGGCTACAACGATACCCTCGCCAATGATTGCCTGGGCATCGCGCAGGCGATCTGGGAACAGTACAAAGATGCCCAGCAACCGGGAATGATCGATCTGGCCGCAGAATTACTCCTTGCTACCAAAGATAAAAAGTATGAGACTTTTATCGTCAGCAGACAGGAACAAATCGTCAAAGCCATCGGCTGGTCAGGCCCATCGCTGGCCAGAGTTGCAGGCGTAATTCAGGATAAAAAGTTTAACATGGCCATTCGCGCGGCGATGGCCGAATACGCCAAAACGCAGGCCGAGCGGGTGAAAGAAACCCCTTTCGGCGTAGAATACCGGCCCAATATCTGGGGCGCAGGCTGGGGCATTCAGAGTTTTGGGGTAAATCAGTATTTCCTCCACAAAGGATATCCCGACCTTTTCCCCGCCGAACCTATGCTCAATTCACTCAACTTTGTGCTGGGTGTACACCCCGGCAACAATACTGCTTCTTTTGTGTCGGGAGTTGGGGTCGAATCGATCATTGTGGCGTATGGCGTCAACCGCGACGAATGGTCGTATATACCGGGCGGATCGGTTTCGGGCACAGCCCTCATTCGCCCCGACCTCCCCGAGCTGAAAATATGGCCTTACTTCTGGCAACAAACTGAATATGTGATGGGTGGCGGTGCCACAAATTTTATGTTTCTTGCACTCGCAGCGCGAGACTTACTACAGAAATGA